TCTCGTCGATCAAGCGGACCCCTTTTCCCTTCGCATGCGCGAGCGCCGCCGCCGCGTCGTCTACCCGGAGGCAGAGGTGGTGGATCCCTTCCCCGTTCTTCTCGAGGAACTT
This sequence is a window from Candidatus Deferrimicrobiaceae bacterium. Protein-coding genes within it:
- a CDS encoding VOC family protein, with the protein product KFLEKNGEGIHHLCLRVDDAAAALAHAKGKGVRLIDETPRTGVHGMKIGFLHPKSTFGVLTEFAQGGEEH